In the genome of Colletotrichum lupini chromosome 8, complete sequence, one region contains:
- a CDS encoding protein kinase domain-containing protein, producing the protein MAKLPRQACPPALVAQPSISSKSPDVSFLPSKHHIPETLRKDPTTISQTRKRGKNNGELPLLHPVFLLARELDEASPGAQPPSPSLKSQQTRNTTWWGPNIALAAVLLTFTRFSCMRLHYSGYGTLQLLFADSTSYLAQYRPVKERERKRKTAKDATAERPHDLHCVHGNRQRCPSPSSSSRKPPVIFLPPDFHTIHPKSNVRLISPSLRARQPPPPPPTLPPPSSSRRTSGQRDPSHTYPHPDFDGIRPPIQHPRQSIHISPVRLSVPTPTSSSVILPFLTLLAYLYILYHPSRRAIKRSSPPAGYAATPPWPTRITSLAKVITFIAEEIRRSKAHADVRTPSELILCFGLAKNSLSNSPGRKKTFFQKPVEYRSIPRPPPPSFSSEHGHLRPCFSARFHPISSQRLMSHLAYGCLHLLRHARTAISTRCQPNLAPTWHQARSKPGLRLTVFRFKAHPCHPPGSLPDQRPDRLTLTTSKVQSRWQAVHLPQLIMAQPNMSSAEPPPSSGHQSTSFLRKLFGRNNAAPASVGPLQTKEPEPEPEVDPDSDDQQSTGLVRRVSRKVVPGLPRVQTFKRQQSERRNNLAPVEPSPAERRALSVDRRVQSSRTASQTQSFPRASAPDFFENAYEVQSAPSAPVSPVEEKAEVSLGQMVSQSAAEPMTDESHAHEVQSNSDAHSVTTSQSHYEAMIHDELENVWILNLSMHFRDKSKREKFFVTYRETPTHWRRVTISLDYRNAPDNSLEMDLLHTKSQRDKSSKIYEAIRDSLQDIQFYPSVTNLKLQTTEGRLHVHVVEDVNEIIQYPTFRQVQHLGCRRIREKDIVFDSHMSGFVYKVSVGGEVLIKKEIPGPDTIDEFLYEINALNRLRYSRNIIRFYGVVVDDEDEHVKGLLISYAVHGALIDVIYDNKQDSELGLPWPIREKWARQIVQGLADIHESGFVQGDFTLSNIVIDDDDDAKIIDINRRGCPVGWEPPEATPLIESNQRISMYIGVKSDLYQLGMVLWALAAQDDEPEAQGRPLQLGDEYVVPDWYRQIVDICLSEDPRLRLQASSLMSLFPEPADGDDMAPPSISVDDGYTMQEYFVDGNHGYARVKTVQPAHDWSYVNLGQPYVDEPTRGFSQDPYYYTRGRSPPSPLPSHYGPCDSPNMGRNVSSWAEARNIAPSYSDIGADEVYDQKSATPTTSKDSVVTPEPLEETSKSVRQKLEALQWTPLSSDLAALDRAELDHTPGQDGKRLIGEGLVDTLRSHKLEATATVDPIETRPAMASPMTVKDIETEGKDVEEEVNVRESEGTQESSPNGKGTVGQSAPGQTGETEPEELNRNGQHVVTIADSTEKGPAVDDLKVAEVEFETNAAQTAGPGLKSTKQEAAAAESPTTTQIPTTDNPTEAQGADTPELKGVGAAHINTDEQTMREKTSLDDDFATATTATTTDARR; encoded by the exons ATGGCCAAGCTTCCCCGCCAGGCGTGCCCTCCCGCCTTAGTAGCGCAACCGTCCATCTCGA GTAAGTCACCGGACGTATCTTTCCTTCCATCTAAGCATCACATTCCAGAAACTTTGAGGAAAGACCCAACTACCATATCTCAGACGAGAAAAAGGGGCAAGAATAATGGTG AACTCCCGCTCCTTCACCCGGTATTTCTATTGGCACGGGAGCTTGACGAGGCCTCACCCGGTGCCCAGCCTCCCAGCCCCTCGTTAAAGTCGCAGCAAACCAGAAACACGACCTGGTGGGGACCCAATATTGCCCTCGCAGCGGTCCTGCTCACTTTCACGCGCTTCTCCTGCATGCGCTTGCACTACTCTGGATATGGTACATTACAGCTCCTCTTTGCAGATTCGACTTCGTACCTTGCACAGTACCGTCCCgtaaaagagagagagagaaaaaggaAAACCGCAAAAGACGCAACCGCTGAACGACCCCACGACCTTCATTGTGTCCACGGCAACCGTCAACGGTGCCCCTccccctcttcctcttctcggAAGCCCCCGGTCATCTTCTTGCCGCCCGATTTCCATACAATTCATCCAAAGTCCAACGTTCGCCTCATCTCACCAAGCCTACGTGCTCGccaaccaccaccaccaccaccaacacTGCCGCCGCCCAGCAGCTCACGACGCACGTCCGGTCAACGCGATCCCAGCCATACATATCCACACCCCGACTTCGACGGCATACGTCCACCCATCCAACATCCTCGTCAATCAATACATATTTCTCCCGTTCGCCTATCTGTCCCTACGCCTACGTCGTCCTCCGTCATCCTACCCTTTCTGACGCTACTTGCCTATTTGTACATCCTTTATCATCCCAGCCGCAGAGCGATCAAACGCAGCTCTCCTCCCGCAGGCTACGCTGCCACCCCGCCTTGGCCTACACGAATCACATCGCTCGCCAAAGTCATCACCTTCATCGCTGAGGAAATAAGACGAAGCAAAGCACATGCAGACGTGCGGAC CCCATCCGAGCTTATTCTGTGCTTCGGACTCGCCAAAAACTCTCTTTCGAACAGCCCCGGACGAAAGAAAAC ATTCTTCCAAAAGCCCGTCGAGTATCGGTCAATCCCTCGGCCCCCGCCACCGTCATTCTCGTCTGAACATGGTCATCTTCGCCCTTGCTTCTCTGCACGTTTCCATCCTATCTCGTCACAGCGTCTGATGTCCCATCTTGCCTACGGTTGCCTGCATCTACTCCGTCACGCTCGAACTGCAATTTCAAC CCGCTGCCAGCCCAATTTAGCTCCGACCTGGCACCAAGCCCGGTCAAAACCAGGCTTGAGGTTGACCGTCTTTCGCTTCAAGGCTCATCCTTGTCACCCGCCTGGTTCGCTCCCGGACCAG CGTCCTGATCGGCTCACCTTGACGACCTCCAAAGTCCAATCGCGTTGGCAAGCTGTACATCTCCCTCAACTTATCATGGCGCAGCCAAACATGTCTTCTGCGGAACCGCCGCCTTCATCGGGTCATCAGTCCACCAGCTTTCTTCGTAAACTCTTCGGACGAAACAATGCGGCCCCGGCATCCGTCGGCCCGCTCCAAACCAAGGAGCCCGAGCCCGAACCCGAGGTTGACCCCGACTCCGATGACCAGCAAAGTACTGGCCTGGTGCGTCGAGTCTCGAGAAAAGTCGTGCCCGGACTTCCTCGCGTGCAGACCTTCAAACGCCAACAGTCGGAGCGCAGGAACAACCTCGCACCAGTTGAACCCTCTCCGGCAGAGAGGCGTGCTCTATCAGTGGACAGGCGCGTGCAATCGTCACGTACGGCGTCACAGACTCAGTCCTTTCCCCGAGCTAGCGCACCGGACTTTTTCGAAAATGCGTACGAGGTCCAGTCTGCCCCATCTGCCCCCGTCAGCCCTGTCGAGGAAAAGGCCGAAGTCAGTCTTGGTCAGATGGTATCCCAAAGTGCAGCAGAACCCATGACAGACGAATCTCATGCGCATGAGGTTCAATCTAATTCGGACGCCCACTCAGTAACGACATCTCAATCTCACTACGAGGCTATGATTCACGATGAGCTCGAAAATGTTTGGATTCTCAACCTCAGCATGCACTTCCGGGATAAGTCCAAGAGAGAGAAGTTTTTCGTCACATACCGAGAAACTCCAACCCACTGGCGTAGAGTAACCATATCTCTTGACTATCGCAATGCCCCGGATAACTCTCTCGAGATGGACCTGCTCCACACCAAGTCTCAACGTGACAAAAGTTCCAAGATCTACGAAGCCATCAGAGATAGTCTGCAGGACATACAATTTTACCCATCAGTCACCAACCTGAAACTCCAAACCACGGAAGGCCGCCTTCATGTACACGTGGTTGAAGATGTCAAT GAAATCATTCAGTACCCTACCTTCCGCCAAGTCCAGCACTTGGGATGTCGCAGGATCAGAGAAAAGGACATTGTCTTCGACTCTCACATGTCCGGCTTTGTCTACAAGGTGTCTGTAGGAGGAGAGGTACTCATCAAGAAAGAGATCCCAGGCCCCGACACCATAGACGAGTTCCTCTACGAGATCAACGCCCTGAACCGGCTCCGGTATTCAAGGAACATTATCCGGTTCTATGGTGTCGTGGTTGATGATGAAGATGAGCACGTCAAGGGACTGCTCATTAGCTACGCCGTTCATGGTGCGCTTATTGATGTTATTTATGATAACAAGCAGGACTCAGAATTAGGTCTGCCCTGGCCGATTCGTGAGAAGTGGGCACGCCAAATTGTACAGGGCTTGGCGGATATTCACGAATCTGGCTTTGTGCAGGGCGATTTCACTCTCTCAAACATAGTCATtgatgatgacgatgatgcCAAAATTATTGACATTAACAGAAGGGGCTGCCCAGTGGGCTGGGAGCCTCCTGAAGCAACGCCTCTTATCGAAAGTAACCAGCGCATTTCCATGTACATTGGCGTCAAATCCGACCTTTATCAACTGGGTATGGTCTTGTGGGCATTGGCAGCACAGGATGATGAGCCCGAGGCCCAAGGACGACCGTTACAGCTCGGAGACGAATACGTTGTTCCAGATTGGTATCGGCAAATTGTAGACATTTGCCTGAGCGAAGATCCGCGCCTTCGGTTGCAAGCCTCGTCTCTCATGTCCCTCTTTCCAGAACCCGCGGATGGAGACGACATGGCACCCCCGTCAATCTCGGTAGACGACGGCTATACCATGCAGGAATACTTCGTGGATGGCAACCATGGCTACGCCAGGGTCAAGACCGTTCAGCCAGCTCACGACTGGTCGTATGTAAACTTGGGCCAACCCTATGTTGACGAACCGACGAGGGGCTTCTCACAGGACCCGTACTACTACACCAGAGGCCGCTCTCCCCCAAGCCCACTGCCAAGTCATTATGGGCCTTGCGACTCGCCTAACATGGGACGTAATGTCTCCAGCTGGGCTGAAGCTAGAAATATTGCACCATCGTACAGCGATATTGGGGCAGACGAGGTCTACGATCAAAAGAGCGCAACACCGACAACAAGCAAGGACTCCGTCGTTACGCCCGAGCCGTTGGAAGAGACAAGCAAGTCAGTCCGACAAAAGCTGGAAGCATTGCAGTGGACTCCCCTATCCAGTGATCTCGCCGCCCTCGATCGGGCCGAACTCGACCATACGCCAGGACAAGATGGCAAGAGACTCATTGGAGAAGGCTTAGTCGACACGTTGCGGAGTCACAAGCTAGAGGCAACTGCTACCGTCGATCCCATTGAGACAAGACCTGCGATGGCCAGTCCTATGACGGTCAAGGATATCGAAACAGAGGGGAAAGATGTAGAGGAAGAGGTGAACGTGAGAGAATCTGAAGGAACGCAAGAGAGTTCCCCAAACGGAAAAGGAACAGTAGGGCAATCAGCGCCCGGACAAACGGGGGAAACAGAACCCGAAGAACTGAACAGAAACGGGCAACATGTTGTCACGATAGCGGACTCGACAGAAAAGGGGCCAGCTGTGGACGACCTGAAAGTCGCCGAAGTTGAGTTCGAAACCAATGCCGCTCAAACGGCCGGACCAGGGCTCAAGTCTACAAAGCAAgaggcggcagcggcggagTCACCTACTACTACTCAAATACCCACGACAGACAACCCCACGGAAGCTCAAGGGGCAGATACACCAGAACTCAAAGGGGTTGGCGCGGCACATATCAACACTGATGAGCAGACGATGCGAGAGAAGACATCCCTTGATGATGACTTCGCAACGGCGACAACAGCAACGACGACAGATGCCCGGAGATGA
- a CDS encoding ATP-dependent protease La codes for MVMRSSFPRRLALGRSANYLRNPYAASSSRLPAASTPRCSASTFDRLLLTTRPSQRAVAPFSTSTRWLKEEDNSFFDRAVEPLSEEEQKANLKHQRELEEKELAEAKSSNSESSPKGEGSGAAQDGKAGSAAGGSSAGSGGSGGDDKGDGSGRRGRRASDKSLQKPVVPDVYPQVLAIPIAKRPLFPGFYKAITIKDPNVAAAITEMIKRGQPYVGAFLFKDENQDEDVIRNVDDVYDTGVFAQITSAFPMHGEQGALTAILYPHRRIRLSSLLPPGTEDKKPSEARVEPVPEPIPSKPTDEEAQQEKKGDVVASFEESAVAPKADQAAEKYEPTAFLKRYPVSLVNVENLTEEPYDPKSAVIRAVTNEIVNVFKEVATMNSLFRDQISTFSMSQSTGNVTSEPAKLADFAAAVSSGEQGELQEVLSSLNVEERMQKALIVLKKELMNAQLQSKITKDVESKITKRQREYWLMEQMKGIRRELGLESDGKDKLVEKFKEKANNLAMPEAVRKVFDDEINKLAHLEPAASEFNVTRNYLDWLTQIPWGQRSAENFGIQNAMTVLDEDHYGLKDVKDRILEFIAVGKLRGTVEGKIICFVGPPGVGKTSIGKSIARALNRQYYRFSVGGLTDVAEIKGHRRTYVGALPGRIIQALKKCQTENPLILIDEIDKIGRGYQGDPSSALLELLDPEQNSSFLDHYMDVPVDLSKVLFVCTANMTDTIPRPLLDRMELIQLSGYVADEKKAIADKYLAPAAREAAGLANADVTLSEEAIEELIKSYARESGVRNLKKQIEKVYRKSALKIVQDLGEEVLPEKEALTEDGKEALEASEKKAEEARETGEQPAETPTAEKPRVALNVPDTVHVTIGKENLVDYVGPPVFTSDRLYEVNPAGVAMGLAWTQMGGAAMYIESILQAPLRPSSRPGLEITGNLKNVMKESTTIAYSFAKSLMVRDFPDNHFFDKARLHLHVPDGAVSKDGPSAGITMATSLLSLALDTPVNPTVAMTGELTLTGKVLRIGGLREKTVAARRAGCKMIIFPKDCMSDWLELPENIKEGIEGKPVAWYSDVFDLIFPELDREAANKCKTCEWKKDQDDKKKKDKKKKKRDDSDDEDDD; via the exons ATGGTGATGCGATCGAGCTTCCCCAGGCGCCTGGCCCTCGGACGCTCGGCAAACTACCTCAGAAACCCCTACGCGGCCTCGAGTAGCAGGTTACCCGCAGCGAGTACTCCGAGGTGCTCCGCATCCACCTTCGACCGCCTTCTCCTCACCACCCGCCCGTCCCAGCGAGCCGTCGCCCCGTTTTCAACGTCAACACGATGGCTAAAGGAGGAAGATAACAGTTTCTTTGACCGTGCCGTCGAGCCCCTGTCCGAGGAGGAACAAAAGGCGAATCTGAAGCATCAGCGCGAGCTCGAGGAGAAGGAGTTGGCCGAGGCCAAGAGCTCTAACTCCGAGTCATCCCCCAAGGGCGAGGGCTCGGGAGCTGCACAAGATGGCAAGGCCGGTAGCGCGGCCGGTGGCTCATCAGCGGGATCCGGCGGTAGCGGAGGCGACGACAAGGGCGACGGCAGCGGCAGACGCGGACGCAGAGCCTCTGACAAGAGCCTGCAGAAGCCCGTTGTGCCCGATGTCTACCCCCAAGTTCTGGCTATTCCGATTGCGAAGCGGCCACTGTTCCCCGGCTTTTACAAGGCAATTACCATTAAGGACCCGAACGTCGCCGCGGCCATCACTGAGATGATTAAGAGAGGCCAGCCGTACGTCGGTGCCTTCTTGTTCAAGGACGAAAACCAAGACGAGGACGTTATCCGCAATGTCGATGACGTCTACGATACCGGTGTCTTTGCGCAGATCACGAGTGCTTTCCCCATGCATGGGGAGCAGGGTGCCCTGACTGCTATCCTCTACCCTCACCGCCGTATCCGCCTTTCGAGCTTGCTGCCGCCGGGAACGGAGGACAAGAAGCCGAGCGAAGCCAGGGTGGAGCCGGTGCCCGAGCCGATACCCTCGAAGCCCACCGATGAGGAGGCTCAACAAGAGAAGAAGGGCGATGTCGTTGCCAGCTTCGAGGAGAGTGCTGTGGCCCCCAAGGCCGACCAGGCGGCGGAGAAGTACGAGCCCACGGCGTTCCTTAAGAGATACCCCGTCAGTCTCGTCAACGTGGAGAACTTGACCGAGGAGCCGTACGACCCCAAGAGCGCTGTTATCCGTGCCGTGACCAACGAGATCGTCAATGTGTTCAAGGAAGTCGCCACGATGAATAGCCTTTTCCGTGACCAGATCTCGACGTTCTCCATGAGCCAGTCCACAGGCAACGTAACGTCCGAGCCGGCCAAGCTGGCAGatttcgccgccgccgtgtcTTCTGGCGAGCAGGGCGAGCTGCAAGAGGTCCTGTCGAGTCTCAACGTGGAGGAGAGAATGCAAAAGGCGCTGATCGTTTTGAAGAAGGAGCTCATGAACGCGCAGCTCCAGTCAAAGATCACCAAGGACGTTGAGAGTAAGATTACTAAGCGTCAGCGGGAGTACTGGTTGATGGAGCAGATGAAGGGCATCCGTCGCGAACTGGGACTCGAGTCTGACGGCAAGGACAAGCTGGTTGAGAAGTTCAAGGAGAAGGCCAACAATCTGGCCATGCCCGAGGCTGTGCGCAAGGTGTTCGATGACGAGATCAATAAGCTTGCCCACCTCGAGCCCGCAGCGTCCGAGTTCAATGTCACGCGAAACTACCTGGACTGGCTTACGCAGATCCCCTGGGGCCAGCGCAGCGCGGAGAACTTTGGCATTCAAAACGCCATGACGGTCTTAGATGAGGATCATTACGGGCTCAAGGATGTCAAGGATCGTATCTTGGAATTCATTGCTGTAGGCAAGCTCCGTGGAACGGTCGAGGGCAAGATCATCTGCTTCGTCGGTCCTCCCGGTGTCGGAAAGACGTCCATCGGCAAGTCCATTGCCCGCGCCCTGAACCGCCAGTACTACCGATTCAGCGTCGGTGGTCTGACGGACGTGGCTGAAATCAAGGGTCACCGCAGAACCTACGTCGGTGCCCTTCCCGGCCGCATCATCCAGGCGCTCAAGAAGTGTCAGACCGAGAACCCCCTGATTCTCATTGACGAGATCGACAAGATTGGCCGTGGCTACCAAGGCGACCCCTCATCGGCTCTGCTTGAGCTTCTCGACCCGGAGCAGAACAGCTCCTTCCTGGACCACTATATGGACGTCCCCGTCGACCTGTCTAAGGTGCTCTTTGTCTGCACCGCCAACATGACGGACACCATCCCGCGACCCCTCCTCGATCGCATGGAGCTCATCCAGCTGTCGGGCTACGTCGCCGACGAGAAGAAGGCCATCGCTGATAAGTACCTCGCCCCGGCCGCCCGTGAAGCCGCAGGCCTGGCCAACGCCGACGTCACGCTCAGCGAGGAGGCTATCGAGGAGCTCATCAAGTCGTACGCCCGCGAGTCCGGCGTCCGCAACCTCAAGAAGCAGATTGAAAAGGTCTACCGGAAATCCGCCCTCAAGATCGTTCAGGACCTCGGCGAGGAGGTGCTCCCCGAGAAGGAGGCCCTGACCGAGGACGGCAAGGAGGCACTCGAGGCGTcggagaagaaggccgagGAGGCGCGCGAGACGGGCGAGCAGCCGGCCGAGACGCCGACCGCCGAGAAGCCCCGCGTCGCCCTCAACGTCCCCGACACGGTGCACGTTACCATTGGCAAGGAGAACCTCGTCGACTACGTCGGCCCTCCCGTCTTCACCTCGGACCGCCTCTACGAGGTCAACCCCGCCGGCGTGGCCATGGGTCTCGCGTGGACCCAAATGGGCGGCGCCGCCATGTACATCGAGTCCATCCTCCAGGCGCCCCTGCGGCCGAGCAGCCGCCCCGGGCTCGAGATCACGGGTAACCTCAAGAACGTCATGAAGGAGTCGACGACGATTGCCTACTCGTTTGCAAAGTCCCTCATGGTCAGGGACTTCCCTGACAACCACTTCTTCGACAAGGCCAGGCTGCACCTGCACGTCCCCGACGGTGCCGTCTCCAAGGATGGCCCCTCGGCCGGTATCACCATGGCCACCTCGCTCCTCTCCCTCGCCCTCGATACCCCCGTCAACCCCACCGTCGCCATGACGGGTGAGCTCACGCTTACCGGCAAGGTCCTCCGCATCGGCGGGCTGCGCGAGAAGACGGTCGCCGCGCGCCGCGCCGGCTGCAAGATGATCATCTTCCCCAAGGACTGCATGTCCGACTGGCTCGAGCTCCCAGAG AACATCAAGGAGGGCATCGAGGGCAAGCCCGTGGCATGGTACTCTGACGTCTTTGACCTCATCTTCCCGGAGCTCGACCGCGAGGCCGCCAACAAGTGCAAGACGTGCGAGTGGAAAAAGGACCAGGacgacaagaagaagaaggacaagaagaagaagaagagggacGACTCTGACGATGAGGACGACGACTAG